The sequence below is a genomic window from Brevibacillus agri.
GCTCCATGATCTCGTGGTACATCCGGCTCATCATCAAGAGGTCAGCCCGCAGCTCCCAGACGATCTGTTCCGCGAAAATCCGCTCCATCTCCACGGAGTAATGGTAGCGCTCCACTGCCTGGTCGAGCAGATTTTGCTTGCTGCCAAAATGGCGAAACAGCGTCATTTCGCTAACCTGGGCAGCGGCGGCGATTTCTTTTGTCGATACGCCTTTGTAGCCTTTTGCCGCCATTAACTCGATGGCTGCTGTCATCAGCTTTTCTTTGGTGTCCGTAGCCATTTGTCCCTTCACTTCGTCCTCCCGTCATCGTGGAATTTCGCTTTTGTTTAGTTAGTACTCACTAACATACGTAACCATAGCTTATTTCTTTTTTTGGAAATGTCAATAGCGATACGGCAAAAACCCTGGCTGACCAATCCTGGGCTTTTGTCTAACAATGCAAAGATGCTTCTCCACTACTGCCTACTGCCGCAGCGAAAACAGCTTCCGCACCCGTTCGTCCCGCAGCCAAAGCCCGCCCCAGGCGAGAATCGCCAGGTAGAGGGCAAACAGCGTGTGCGTGAACAGGGGCGCATCCATGCGAATCTGTGTCGCGATCACGCCGCCAAAATACCCTGTCAACAGCACAGCGCCTCAAAAAGCCGTTCGCGGCAGCGCATACAGCACCGTAGAGACGAGCGCGAGAATGCCCAGCAGGGCGATATGGTGCTCGGCATAGCCAAGCTCCAGCGTGCCTGTTATTACCGGCTCGGGCTGGATGAGTTTGAAGATACCGTCAAACAGCATGAAGAGAATGACAAGCCCGCTCATGATCCGGGCTACCCAGAGGCGGGTTTTGGAAATGTTTTGCGCCACCATCCGTTCCACCTTTCTTCCTGAAAAAATTACGATTGCGCTTTGCTGCCTTTTTACGAAGCCTATGTCCCCTGTTGCTATCATCAACTAAGAAAAGGGTAACACAAACCGATTCGCGACATTTCTCATGAATTGCTCTGTTGGCAGCCGGGTTTCTCCAGGCAAAAAGAAACAGCCCGCGCAAATAGACAGATGTCCATTGCGCGGACTGCGGACTGCAGAAGCGGCTTGCTTTTCCACCATTATTTCATGCGCTGAATGTCGTAGCCTTTTTGTTTCAACTGGTCGAGAACCATTCCTTTCATCGCGTAATGGGCAGAGCCGATCACGACAAAAGAGGTGTGTTCTCCTTCCTGCTCCAGGAGCTGTACCAGCTTGCTCGCCATGTTGCGGTCCCGTTCCCCGAGCAGGCGCTGGTTCACTTCGCCAGCCCCGAACTGCCCGTAGGTTGTCAAGGTGTTGGTCAGCCCTTCCAGATCGCCTTCCACCCAGTCGCGCTGCATGTCTTGCAAAATTTTTCCCTGGTCGGCCAGTTGCTCGCCAGAGAGGATGCTGTCCAGCATAGTGTTCAATTCTTTTTCCTGCTGCTCGGCAGGCACGCCAGAGAGCAAGTCCGCCTGCAGCTTGATGCCTTCCAACTCGTGGATCGGCTTGTCGGCAAGCAGCGCTTTCGTCAGGAAGTAGCGGTCAATGCCCGTAATCAGGCCAACCTCGCCTTCCGCCGGATCGGAGAAGTAGCCGAATGTCGGCAGCGACAGCGTAACGGCAAACGGCTTCAGCGTATCAAAGGCGTTTTCCGGCAGCCCCAGGCTTGCCAGCACCTTTTGCAGCTTGCTGTACGTCTCGGCGGATACGTGGTCCTTTAATGTCGTACCGTCGCTGTACATCATTTTTTCGGTCATGTAGTCCATGTCGCCGCCGACGATGTCTGCCTCGACCCACAGGTCGTCAGAAGCTTCGAAGGCGTCGCGGATGCTTTTTTTCATCGGGTACATGTCCGTAATCCCGAGGTGGACGGAGCCGAGCAAGTACAGCGTGTTTTTGCCGTTCGTCACCTTCCACATCAGACCTGCGGCACCGCTGCCCGCTGTATCGTAGGCGAACTCGACGACCCGGCTTGCGAGCACCACTGCCTGTTCAACCGTCGCAGGCTGCTGCAGGGCCAGACCCGCATTACCCGTTCCTTTCACCAGCCCTTTTTTCTGCAAGTACGCCAAAGAGTCTTGCCCCGTCATTTCGAATGCGGCCGGCAGCTCGTAATTCGCCAAAAGCTTGTACAGAGAGGTCATGACCGTTTCGCGCGTGATGACTTTCTCTTGAGGAACCGACACAGCCGCTGCTTTTTTCTGCAAGCCAAGCGCATCGAGCTTTTTCTCCGTAGCCTTCATCAGTTCGGCAAACCGATCAGCAGAGATCGGCTGCAGAAATGCTTCGTCCTGGTACCATTGCAACGGGAAAATTCCGTATTTCTCGCCTTCGTTCAAGGTCGTCACAGCCCATGGGCTGACGCTGGGAACTGACGCTGGCGTCTTAGCATGAACCGGGTAGACTTGCCCCAATAAAATGGACAGGCTGAATACCCCTGCTCCCGCCCACCGGAAAAACTTGCTCCATCGCTTGTTTTTGTTCATAAAAAGAACTCCTCTCATGCTGTCAAGCAGACTCGCTCG
It includes:
- a CDS encoding DoxX family protein — encoded protein: MVAQNISKTRLWVARIMSGLVILFMLFDGIFKLIQPEPVITGTLELGYAEHHIALLGILALVSTVLYALPRTAF
- a CDS encoding TraB/GumN family protein, with amino-acid sequence MNKNKRWSKFFRWAGAGVFSLSILLGQVYPVHAKTPASVPSVSPWAVTTLNEGEKYGIFPLQWYQDEAFLQPISADRFAELMKATEKKLDALGLQKKAAAVSVPQEKVITRETVMTSLYKLLANYELPAAFEMTGQDSLAYLQKKGLVKGTGNAGLALQQPATVEQAVVLASRVVEFAYDTAGSGAAGLMWKVTNGKNTLYLLGSVHLGITDMYPMKKSIRDAFEASDDLWVEADIVGGDMDYMTEKMMYSDGTTLKDHVSAETYSKLQKVLASLGLPENAFDTLKPFAVTLSLPTFGYFSDPAEGEVGLITGIDRYFLTKALLADKPIHELEGIKLQADLLSGVPAEQQEKELNTMLDSILSGEQLADQGKILQDMQRDWVEGDLEGLTNTLTTYGQFGAGEVNQRLLGERDRNMASKLVQLLEQEGEHTSFVVIGSAHYAMKGMVLDQLKQKGYDIQRMK